DNA from Gouania willdenowi chromosome 15, fGouWil2.1, whole genome shotgun sequence:
GTCCTCAGACTCATCGAGTCCCTGATCCCTGTTCGAATGGTCAACTTTCCCCAGGTAACGTTTGGTTCCTGATTCTCCTGGTTCTAGTGTTCTAGTTCCTGGTTCTAAGGTTCTAGTTCCTGGTTCTAGTTCCTGGTGTAACTCCTGTTCGTGTCCTGTAGAAGGTTGCTGGGGAGCTGTATGGGCCTCTGATGCTGGTTTTTACTCTCGTGGCTATTTTACTGCACGGCATGAAAACATCAGGAACCATCATtgtaagaacacacacacacacacacttttacatatttatattacttattttgctCTGCTTtcgtgtttttattgtgtatctctgtgtgtgtgtgcgtgcgtgtaacAGAGGGAGGGTACTCTGATGGGAACAGCCATTGGGACATGCTTTGGCTATTGGCTGGGCGTGTCCTCCTTCATCTACTTCCTGTCCTACCTAGTCAATGCTCAGATCACTATGCTGCAGATGCTGTCCCTGCTGGTCAGTGTcggtaccacacacacacacacacacacacacacacacacactctccctCTGTGACTCTGTCCGTTTCCAGGGTTACGGTCTGTTTGGTCCCTGCCTCGTCCTATTGGTCACCTACAACATCcacttccacttcctgttttacgCTCTGTGGCTTCTGATTGGAGGACTGTCTACGCTACGCATGGTGAGGACTAAACTATTAATTACAGCTGAGATTATATCACATATGAACAAAGTGCTGTGTTTAACTATAAGAAAGAACTAGTTATATATATGTctgatatttttattaaaatacacgttgatttttgtttgttgaaaaatacaCGAGAAAAGGACCttgaataatgataataacgTTTGAAATCTCAGTCACaatagtgaagaaaaaaaatcacaattacattattttccaGAATTATTCCGCTTTAGTAAAGACTACATTACCCATCAGCCCCTTCTCCAGGCTCTGGTTGTGTCTATtaatgtgtatgtttgtgtgtattatagCTGTCAAAgttaacacatttttatctcatcaCCTTATATAATGATGCATTATGGGAAGTTGAGGCCTAACAGGTCTGGGTAGTGTAGTTGTTGTTTCCTGCaccctctctctgtgtgtgtatatacagtacattaaattaaatgtgtatatatttgtgtgtttattagtTGTTAGACAAAGctgaaagacaaaataaacaaacagaaaaaaaattaatgaaccAAGGGGAAAAACAACGTATTAACAATAAAACAGATTGTGCTAGTGAAAAAAGATCatgaatgtgtgtttgtagacctgctgctttatctccaaaatggccacttctgggttgatgacgcgccgtgaaaaccctctatataaTAGAGTCCGACTTCTGACTTTTAATGCACTACATTTCCCATCAGCCCCTGGAGTACTAGTGACACTGACATgcgtttgtgtttatttcactacacaaaataacacaacgTGACACTTTCACTACTTTATAAaactctgtgtgcgtgtgcgtgtgcgtgtgcgtgtgcgtgtgttacaGGTGGCGGTGCTGCTCTCTAGGACCGTAGGTCAGACTCCTCGTCTCCTGCTGTGTGGAGTTCTGTCATTGCTTCACATGAGCTTCCTGTTGTATCTGCACTTTAACTACCATCAGATCATagaaggtacacacacacacacacacagtgaacatgatgatgtcatcactgtgtttttttctctcagggCTGCTGGACTCTCTTGAAGGACCCCACCTCTCTCCGATTCAGAGGGTGGCCCGGGACGTACCTGAGCTGACGCTGAACGTGACTGGGCGGAGCCTCTCGCTGCTCCTCGGGAACCAATGAGAGAGCctcctttgtttgtttttatatttttgatctgAGCTTTTCCTCTGGCCTATCACAGCTGTGCTTGGTCTCTTTctgttctctgattggtcaactCACCCTCTGAGGTCATTGTTATGTGTTGTTGggctgttttacatgaaataaagtttattacgtgaaaataaataaataataacagaatGGGTCAGCTTTCCTTTGTAGGTGAATGCAGCCTGACATACCTCACTCAGGGCCACGGTGTTCCACATCCTGTTTATTATTTACTTCATATCaatcacaccacacacaaataaggaattatttatttctattctaCTATATATTGTTCCTTTAGTAATGTTtgtattacatttgttttatttaatgcagACTAAGCAAAGGTCACACATTAAATA
Protein-coding regions in this window:
- the yipf3 gene encoding protein YIPF3, with translation MSSVSENRSSEPWSGFEENLIQGGGSAVIDMENMDDTSGSSFEDVGEMHQRMNEDEEVNGEQDEEQEDPNQDGEFLGMKAFKGQLGRQVADEVWQAGKRQASKAFNLYANIDILRPYFDVEPIQVRSRLIESLIPVRMVNFPQKVAGELYGPLMLVFTLVAILLHGMKTSGTIIREGTLMGTAIGTCFGYWLGVSSFIYFLSYLVNAQITMLQMLSLLGYGLFGPCLVLLVTYNIHFHFLFYALWLLIGGLSTLRMVAVLLSRTVGQTPRLLLCGVLSLLHMSFLLYLHFNYHQIIEGLLDSLEGPHLSPIQRVARDVPELTLNVTGRSLSLLLGNQ